The nucleotide window GGTGTCCATCGTGTTTAGCAGGTTATGGGGATGTGCAGCACTAAAGAAGTACATTTTGAGTGCAAGTATGCTTTTGGCTCTGCTTTCTTGTGCATGATGTGGCCCTGGATAACTTTTATTTTTTTGCATGGGAGTGCTCCACGCCTAGTTTCCTATCTTTTTTACTGTTTTACTCCCTTTGTCCAGGAATCCAGGATTTCCAAAATAATTAATTGCTAGATTTTAGATGCTATAAGGGAAGGCATAGGTTATTTGTATGCTTCCACAAAATTTGTTGTCCTCACTCTGATCACCTAGATTGCAATGCAGCTCATTAGACacctggatggagggagtagtacattgTATTTATACATGGTCATTAATGAAACTAGGGAGAGATCCCCTTCTTCAAAAATAAATAATCAATCGCAGCCAAAGAGGAAGCATCTTAGCTTGGGGTTGGAGAGAGCAAACGTGTGACAATTCATCAATTTGGCCAAAAAGTTAGCCCGATAGGTGCCGGTGGTTGCTATGGTAGTTTTTTTTCCGCAAAAATAACTACCATAGCAACAACGTTATAACAAGTATGATGACCTGCCGTACATCAATACTTCATTCGTTCCATATTAGTTGTCGCTCAAACGGATGTACCTAGCACCGAAATACATCCATTTCAGCAACTACTAATATGTGATGCAGGGACTAAATATATACAGTACGTACAATAATGCAGCTCTAATATTTACACATGGGGTCATGGATCACACATCAGAGCCGAGAAGATGAGACGGCGATGTTGAGGTTCAAGTCAAGGTTCAGATCAGCGGCGGCCTCAGGGCGACGCTGGCCACCGGCACCTCGACCCCTTGCCAGCGCGGCGGCCTCCTCAGTGGCCGTGCTCGAGATGTCAGCGTCACTGGTCGCTTCTGACTCCCCACACCGGCTGATCGACAATGTTAGGTCACACCCCGCTGCTGGTAGCTGCTTCTTCTGGCGCATCTTGTCAACGGTGTGACGTGACCAACCGGTCGCCTGCAACAACGTACATGGTTAATTAGCCATGTCAAGAAAATTTAACATGTGTTTGAGTGCTTGTATAATATTGCTAGTAATCAAGCAACTAATATTGCACATCTAGCTAGAAGCTTCATCTTTGTTAGAAAACCTATATAGCACATGCATGTATGGTCGATGGTAAGTAAGAAAGATATCAATATGAGTAATATTTGCTTCCTCTAGATTGGTTCATATATTATTTTTTACTGGTCTAAGTTCATTCATGCTTGTCTCTAGCCTTTTATATTTATAAAAACCATGTTAATATCAAAAAAATATCAATTACACGCAAGCTCTGCATGAACACAATGTCAAGAGCTAGTCAAGACATCAGACAAGTACACAATCAAATTAATTTGTGAAATGCTTGATCGCTAGTAGTTACTCCAACCTTCTCTGGTGTAATTAGCATGCCGGTGGAGTTCCATGGCAGCCGCTTGCTACTCTCCTCCCAGCTCCTAGAAACCTCTTCTATCGATGTTCTGTATAATGAGATATAGCTGGCATGTTTAATAAACTCAATAATACACACATTGACACATATGAACTTCAATTAAGAACCGGATTGATGATGCAATTATGGTAGTACTCACATTTGGCACGGCGGCAACGTCGAGCGGTGGCCGCGGCGAAACACGACGTTAGAGGGAGCGTTGATCCTGTCTGAAGACGCTGTTCTTGTGTTGTTGCCATCGATGCAATGATCATGGCAACGATTCACTGACGTGTGGGGtgggttattgttgttgttgttgttgctagAGCTTGACCTATACATCTGCAAATGGACCAAGTTTTGAAATAATTAAGAGAAATTAGTCAAGAAGTTGGGGTGCAGAAACAACTCATACACATTTAAGAGACTCTGAAATTAATGGTGATCGTGCATCAACTGATGGAGAGGCCAGGTATATCTCCTTTGCGAATAAAAAACATGCGATAGTAAGAAAGTACCTGAAGATGGCTCTTGATGTGAGATATGCTGACCCCCTTTGTGCCCATCAGCTGAAGAATTCGCTTTGGTGTTGCCTCTGCGCAGACCAAGGGAGGAGAGAATTGATGTCAGCGTATATACCGGATCATCGACCGGCCGTGAAGGAAAGAACTAAAAATTGATAATCTTGGACATGGTTAAGTTGTGCACAATAGCTATATGTAACTTGACTGAATTTGTAATTTGGGTAAGTGGACTTTGTGGGAGGAGAAACAGTTGAAGGAGGAAGAAAGCTGGGGGAAGAAGAAACAAGGACGACCGGGCAACTTATCCATAGCCGATCCCTAAGTTGTGACGAGAGTACTTGATGAATGGCAGATAAAGGATGTACTTAACATacaaattgtagacttctatagGCGGAAAAGATCGATTAAAATCATGATGAATGCTGTTTATTTTGGCAAAACGGCAGTTCCGCTGTCACCTATTACCAAAGTCTCGCTGGCCAATGGTGGTGGTCATCTTCGTCGTCAGAGACGGCCGGCCAGAGGCTTGGTGATCGGATCTCGAGATCCATCATCTAGTCCCGGCTACGAGTTGGGGAGACATGGTTGCCGGTGAAAACCAAGCCGTTGGCAGGCGATGGCGGCGTTATACGCCGTTACCTTGATGGAGGCATCGTCGTATAACTATTGTCGACCCACTCGTGCTGCtctgggggaaaccctaggatctgGTGTTCCAGATCAGACGATGGCGGCATTGCGGTGTCATTTCTCTCTTGGAAGCATCGTTTGTGGAGCAGCGCTGGAAGTcagaggcaggaggtggagcggcttcgtCTTGCACGAAGCTTCGGTGGAGATGTTAAGTCATGCCTGACTGACAGGTGCTACGCTTTGTCATGCCTAgtcggcaggtgctacgcacgacagatCTTTCAAAGACTTCAAGTTGTGTCGGCTGGTGGTACTCGGCAGCATGGTGCTGAGTTGTATCAGTGGCGACCGCGACATGCACAGCTGTTTACGCGCAGGGGGGAGGTGCCGTTGGGCGCCGTCATGGCGTCGACGATAGCTAGACCGAGCAAGGTTGATGCATCAGTACAGTTCTGAAGATGGGGCGGTggcagttggcggcggcggcctctgaGAGCACGCCGGACCGGCGAGACCCATGCCCGGCATGGGTCCTGGATGGgtcctcaggtcttagatgttaggtttggctgcgatgtctgtttggtattaggcccagtcTATCTGCGCCCCTTCATCAACTCGATAGGTGTAGCAATAGTTTGTTGCTTAGACGGCGGCTTTAGTCTTACTATGgtattactttgtaaggtcctgtgagaataattaataaagtgaccgtatgcatcgcccagatgcagaggccgggagtcatccttattttctaaaaaaaaaCCTATTACCAAAGTCAGCCAATATTAAAGGAGAGATTAAGGAGAAATAAAGCAGCGCAATTATCATTTCTGTTAATCAATTTAATAATGCATACATATCACGGGGGGCTTTCTATCATTCCTTCCTGCCATGAACTTGAACCAAATCCGGCCTAATTAACCTACCGCACGACTAAAGCAAAAACCACCCTTAAATCGGTCCATATGCACAATATTTGACAGGTGATCCTCCGGCAGTGCAAATCAGTGAAATCCATGCATGCAATGCAACTTCGCAATTAtcgcgagagagagagagagaagcaaGAACTGACCATCCTGGCCGCCGAGGCAGTCGACGGCCTCGATGAACTGCCGGTGCAGCTCCTCCGTCCACCGCATCCGTGGCTCGTCGGACCGGTTGTACTGCCGGACGCCTCTCCTCTCGAACCCTCTCATATTTGCACAGATATGTCTCTCAGCTAGAGCTCACCCTTCAACTCGGTCTGATTCTGATTCCCAAGCTTCTGGTACACAATTACACACACAACTGATGATGCTACACCAGAATCAAGTCCAATATATATgtatagagagagaaagagagagagagagagagttttggtttggcctaacaatgatgaacttgaagcccAGTACAATTTTTTAAGTACAACCGTACTTCATATAGAGCGGATATATGGAATGTGTGGATCAAAGAAagcgagagagagaaagagagatggcTGACTTTGCTAACCTAGTCCAGTCAAACATCCATGCTCACTTAACTTGCTACCTCTCAGAAAGGTAGCACCTAGAGAACACAGGCCAGGAACAATTGATAGGAACAAGCCCAAATTGGAGAAAAAGTGGCATGTCCATGTCCACGACACAGCCAACTAGTACTACAATTTTTTTTAACGAAAATGCTGATGGAGCAGCTTTTCATTGAtataggggggggggggttgaagAAAGTTAATTTACAGCATTGTTACATGATTAGGCCTGGACAAGTTGTACATGGCATCTCCGTTTCCTGCACTAAGCTGTCCTAGTCTGGT belongs to Triticum urartu cultivar G1812 chromosome 7, Tu2.1, whole genome shotgun sequence and includes:
- the LOC125525336 gene encoding myb family transcription factor MPH1-like isoform X3 gives rise to the protein MRGFERRGVRQYIRSDEPRMRWTEELHRQFIEAVDCLGGQDEATPKRILQLMGTKGVSISHIKSHLQMYRSSSSNNNNNNNPPHTSVNRCHDHCIDGNNTRTASSDRINAPSNVVFRRGHRSTLPPCQITSIEEVSRSWEESSKRLPWNSTGMLITPEKATGWSRHTVDKMRQKKQLPAAGCDLTLSISRCGESEATSDADISSTATEEAAALARGRGAGGQRRPEAAADLNLDLNLNIAVSSSRL
- the LOC125525336 gene encoding myb family transcription factor MPH1-like isoform X2 — protein: MRGFERRGVRQYNRSDEPRMRWTEELHRQFIEAVDCLGGQDEATPKRILQLMGTKGVSISHIKSHLQMYRSSSSNNNNNNNPPHTSVNRCHDHCIDGNNTRTASSDRINAPSNVVFRRGHRSTLPPCQITSIEEVSRSWEESSKRLPWNSTGMLITPEKATGWSRHTVDKMRQKKQLPAAGCDLTLSISRCGESEATSDADISSTATEEAAALARGRGAGGQRRPEAAADLNLDLNLNIAVSSSRL